The Candidatus Binataceae bacterium genome contains the following window.
TGCGGCTGCCTGCTCGGCCATTGGGGCGATTGAACCATTCGCGCAGCCGTGACACAGTCGGCGGCGCATTTCCATGGCGACCAGGTCTATCGCACCATATGCGCGCGCCGCACGAAAGCACCTTTCGGCTGCAGATCCGGTTCTGGCCACGATTATTGCCGAAGTTGGTCCGTGCCGCATAGCGAACCGTCCGGAACGATTTGCCGCCCTGGCGCGAGCCATCATTTTCCAGCAACTCGCCGGCGCCGCAGCGCAAGCAATTCACAATCGCGTGGTCGCCTTGTACCCGGGCAGGCCGTTTCCGACCCCCGCGCAGATTCTTGCGACCCCGGATGAGACTCTTCGCAAGGCCGGTCTATCCGCGAAGAAAGCTCTCTACCTGAAGGATCTCGCCCGCCACGTCGAGGACGAGCTGCTCAACTTCCATCTCTTCGCAAACATGGACGATGAAGCGATTATCGCCGATCTGACGCGGGTCAATGGAATCGGCAGGTGGACGGCGGAGATGTTCCTGATGTTCAATCTTGGACGTCCCGATATCCTGCCCGTGGGCGATTTGGGATTTCGCAATGCGGTCATGCGCGCCTACAAGATGCGCAAGCCGCCCAAACCCAAACATCTGGCGAAGATCGCCGAGAGCTGGCGTCCCTATCGCTCGGCGGCGGTGTGGTACTTATGGCAGAGCTCGGACATCATCGTCCCCGCCGCTGCCAAGAAAACCCCGGCGCGCGTTTCGCGCCCGAAGCCCACCGCGCGCAGAGTTGCCGGCAAACCCGTGTGAAGCGGGCCCGACCACAAGGTCAGGCCCCGTATTCGTTAATTTTCGGCTCCACTCGCGCGGTGCGCGGTGGTAGCTTGCCGATGTTTGAACGCGATCCACCCACTGCGCGGTGAAGGAGTTCTGAAGGATGCGACCAATCAAGTTCAACGTCGGATTGCCGAATGGGGATTTCGCCAACTTGTGCAACTTCGCAAAGCGTGCGGAAGAGCTCGGTTTTTACTCAGTCTCATTCGACGATCACTTCTTCATGCGTGGACCCATGGCGAACCCGACTCAGCCCCACCTCGAATGCTACACGACGCTCTCGGCAATCGCGGCTTCGACCAGCAGAGTCAAGATCGTGCCGCTCGTCACCGCGATGTCGTATCGCAACCCGTCTCTGCTTGCGAAAATGATGGCGACGCTGGACAACATCTCGGGCGGGCGACTTAT
Protein-coding sequences here:
- a CDS encoding DNA-3-methyladenine glycosylase, coding for MATRSIAPYARAARKHLSAADPVLATIIAEVGPCRIANRPERFAALARAIIFQQLAGAAAQAIHNRVVALYPGRPFPTPAQILATPDETLRKAGLSAKKALYLKDLARHVEDELLNFHLFANMDDEAIIADLTRVNGIGRWTAEMFLMFNLGRPDILPVGDLGFRNAVMRAYKMRKPPKPKHLAKIAESWRPYRSAAVWYLWQSSDIIVPAAAKKTPARVSRPKPTARRVAGKPV